In one Lolium rigidum isolate FL_2022 chromosome 3, APGP_CSIRO_Lrig_0.1, whole genome shotgun sequence genomic region, the following are encoded:
- the LOC124699945 gene encoding 9-cis-epoxycarotenoid dioxygenase NCED3, chloroplastic-like, with protein sequence MQTLTAPTSVSIHRHTPTGRSSRAPNSLRVTARAVTSAPSGAATRAPVPSHFSPAKPAIATPKAPAPVRREDKKKLNLFQRAAGMALDAFEEGFVANVLERPHGLSKTVDPSIQIAGNFAPVGETPPTHALPVTGRIPPFIDGVYARNGANPHFDPVAGHHLFDGDGMVHALRIRNGAAESYASRFTATERLTQERALGKPIFPKAIGELHGHSGIARLALFYARAACGLVDPSRGTGVANAGLVYFNGHLLAMSEDDIPYHVRVGADGDLATVGRYDFAGQLACPMIAHPKLDPATGDLHALSYDVIKKPYLKYFYFAADGTKSADVEIPLDQPTMIHDFAITENYVVVPDHQVVFKLQEMLRGGSPVVLDKEKTSRFGVLPKRATDASEMVWVDVPDCFCFHLWNAWEEPETDEVVVIGSCMTPADSIFNDSDVPLQSVLTEIRLNTRTGASTRRPILAPAEQVNLEVGMVNSNLLGRKTRYAYLAVAEPWPKVSGFAKVDLATGELTKFDYGEGRFGGEPCFVPMDPALSRGEDDGYILTFVHDEVAGTSELLVVNAADMRLEATIQLPSRVPYGFHGTFITASELESQA encoded by the coding sequence ATGCAGACACTCACAGCGCCCACCTCTGTTTCCATACACCGGCACACGCCGACGGGCCGCTCGTCCAGAGCCCCCAATTCCCTCAGGGTCACCGCCCGCGCCGTCACCTCCGCGCCCTCCGGCGCCGCCACCCGCGCGCCGGTCCCATCCCACTTCTCCCCGGCCAAGCCCGCCATTGCCACCCCCAAGGCACCAGCACCCGTCCGgcgcgaggacaagaagaagctcAACCTCTTCCAGCGCGCGGCGGGCATGGCGCTGGACGCCTTCGAGGAGGGATTCGTCGCCAACGTCCTCGAGCGCCCGCACGGCCTCTCCAAGACCGTCGACCCATCCATCCAAATCGCCGGCAACTTCGCACCCGTCGGCGAGACGCCCCCCACCCACGCCCTCCCGGTCACGGGCCGCATCCCGCCCTTCATCGACGGCGTGTACGCGCGCAACGGCGCCAACCCGCACTTCGACCCGGTGGCGGGGCACCACCTCTTCGACGGCGACGGCATGGTGCACGCGCtgcgcatccgcaacggcgccgcCGAGTCCTACGCGTCCCGCTTCACCGCCACCGAGCGCCTCACCCAGGAGCGCGCCCTCGGCAAGCCCATCTTCCCCAAGGCCATCGGCGAGCTGCACGGCCACTCGGGCATCGCGCGCCTCGCGCTCTTCTACGCGCGCGCCGCCTGCGGCCTCGTGGACCCCTCCCGCGGTACGGGCGTCGCCAACGCCGGCCTCGTCTACTTCAACGGCCACCTCCTCGCCATGTCCGAGGACGACATCCCGTACCACGTCCGCGTCGGCGCCGACGGGGACCTCGCCACCGTCGGCCGCTACGACTTCGCCGGCCAGCTCGCCTGCCCCATGATCGCGCACCCCAAGCTCGACCCCGCCACCGGCGACCTCCACGCGCTCAGCTACGACGTCATCAAGAAGCCCTACCTCAAGTACTTCTACTTCGCCGCCGACGGCACCAAGTCCGCCGACGTGGAGATCCCGCTCGACCAGCCCACCATGATCCACGACTTCGCCATCACCGAGAACTACGTCGTCGTGCCCGACCACCAGGTCGTCTTCAAGCTGCAGGAGATGCTCCGCGGCGGCTCCCCCGTGGTCCTCGACAAGGAGAAGACCTCCCGCTTCGGCGTCCTCCCCAAGCGCGCCACCGACGCCTCCGAGATGGTCTGGGTCGACGTgccggactgcttctgcttccacCTCTGGAACGCGTGGGAGGAGCCGGAGACCGACGAGGTGGTGGTCATCGGCTCCTGCATGACCCCCGCCGACTCCATCTTCAACGACTCGGACGTGCCGCTCCAGAGCGTGCTCACGGAGATCCGCCTCAACACGCGCACCGGCGCCTCCACGCGCCGCCCCATCCTGGCCCCCGCCGAGCAGGTCAACCTCGAGGTCGGCATGGTCAACTCCAACCTGCTCGGCCGCAAGACGCGCTACGCCTACCTGGCCGTCGCCGAGCCCTGGCCCAAGGTGTCCGGCTTCGCAAAGGTCGACCTGGCCACGGGCGAGCTCACCAAGTTCGACTACGGGGAGGGGCGGTTCGGCGGGGAGCCCTGCTTCGTGCCCATGGACCCGGCCCTGTCccgcggcgaggacgacggctACATTCTCACCTTCGTCCACGACGAGGTCGCCGGCACCTCCGAGCTCCTCGTCGTCAATGCCGCCGACATGCGGCTCGAGGCCACCATCCAGCTGCCGTCCCGCGTGCCCTACGGCTTCCACGGCACCTTCATCACCGCCAGCGAGCTCGAATCCCAGGCCTGA